A stretch of Mucilaginibacter terrae DNA encodes these proteins:
- a CDS encoding glycogen synthase → MKVYHLAAECYPVAKVGGLADVVGALPKYQNEAGIQAAVVLPFYNRKFVQESGFDVIFEASTLLGKKRYEFEIWKERTNKLGFELYLVYVPGLLDRQEVYMYPDEREQFLIFQLAFLDWINWSQQRPDIIHCHDHHVGLIPFLMKHSALYSKRYAKTKTVFTIHNGQYHGAFGYDKFDYLPEVDMSFAGLLDWQGAINPLACAIKCVDKFTAVSPSYLQELTRSSNGLEYLFWLEYAKGQGIINGIDTDVWNPYKDPMIKAKIDADEPVKGKLANKKALCERFGLSVDQPLIAFIGRLVGEKGADLLPEAFSRSLQKHAGKVNIIMLGAGDKETEAALTKLNDIFPANYKTYIGYNEELAHQIYAGSDFLLMPSRVEPCGLNQLYSLRYGTLPIVRSTGGLIDTVIDFGETDGYGICFNEANVEDICYSIDRAVTLYENIEHLDLLRKRMMALDFSWTKSAREYILLYESLTPII, encoded by the coding sequence ATGAAAGTTTATCACCTTGCCGCAGAGTGTTACCCGGTAGCCAAAGTTGGCGGCCTGGCCGATGTGGTGGGCGCTTTGCCCAAATACCAAAACGAAGCCGGCATACAAGCTGCCGTTGTACTACCTTTTTATAATCGTAAGTTTGTACAGGAGAGCGGGTTTGATGTAATTTTTGAAGCATCAACCCTGTTAGGCAAAAAGCGTTACGAGTTTGAAATTTGGAAAGAGCGCACCAATAAACTTGGGTTTGAGCTTTACCTTGTTTACGTACCCGGCCTGCTCGACCGACAGGAGGTGTACATGTACCCCGATGAGCGCGAGCAATTCCTTATTTTTCAATTAGCGTTTTTAGATTGGATAAACTGGTCGCAGCAACGGCCCGATATTATTCATTGCCATGATCACCATGTGGGGTTAATTCCCTTCCTCATGAAGCATTCGGCTTTGTACAGCAAAAGGTATGCTAAAACCAAAACGGTATTTACCATACACAACGGGCAATACCACGGCGCTTTTGGGTATGATAAGTTTGATTACCTGCCCGAGGTGGATATGAGCTTTGCCGGTTTGTTAGACTGGCAGGGAGCTATTAATCCACTGGCATGCGCTATTAAATGCGTAGATAAGTTTACGGCAGTTTCGCCAAGTTACCTGCAGGAGCTTACCCGCAGTTCAAATGGGTTGGAATATCTTTTCTGGCTGGAATATGCCAAAGGGCAAGGCATCATTAACGGTATTGATACCGATGTGTGGAACCCTTATAAAGACCCGATGATTAAGGCTAAAATTGATGCCGATGAGCCCGTTAAAGGAAAATTGGCTAATAAAAAAGCCCTTTGTGAGCGCTTCGGTTTATCGGTAGACCAGCCATTGATAGCTTTCATAGGTCGTTTGGTGGGCGAAAAAGGTGCCGATCTGCTTCCCGAAGCCTTCTCGCGCAGCCTGCAAAAGCATGCCGGTAAAGTAAACATCATTATGCTGGGTGCCGGCGATAAAGAAACCGAAGCCGCCCTGACCAAACTGAACGATATATTCCCCGCTAATTATAAAACCTATATAGGTTATAACGAAGAACTGGCACATCAGATCTATGCCGGGTCCGACTTTTTGTTGATGCCGTCGCGCGTGGAACCTTGCGGCCTTAACCAGCTGTATTCGTTACGTTATGGCACATTGCCTATTGTACGCAGTACAGGCGGTTTAATTGATACCGTGATTGATTTTGGCGAAACCGATGGCTATGGCATTTGCTTTAACGAGGCTAATGTTGAAGATATATGTTATTCGATTGACCGTGCTGTTACACTTTACGAGAACATAGAGCATTTAGATTTGTTACGTAAACGTATGATGGCACTCGATTTTTCGTGGACCAAATCCGCCAGGGAGTACATTTTACTATATGAAAGCTTAACACCAATTATATGA
- a CDS encoding porin family protein yields MKKILFAAAMVLLIAGTADAQRRGYRKQRASDDFYQPRVGLTGGLNIANTVSSRNSDFSTDTKLGANVGLFIDIPIIYPLSFQPEVLYSQKGYRANTVYGDFAQRANFIDVPLLAKLRLTPGFNVVIGPQISFLMNTRNTYYDGFNVTYQSRYSYNGDKTFLGGVAGIAFDLNRNVELRGRYTIDFKENNPNGSSGVPDYRNQVWQVGLGFKF; encoded by the coding sequence ATGAAAAAAATATTATTTGCAGCAGCCATGGTGCTGCTTATAGCCGGCACTGCCGATGCCCAGCGGAGGGGTTACCGCAAACAAAGGGCATCTGATGATTTTTACCAGCCCCGAGTAGGCTTAACCGGCGGATTAAACATTGCCAACACGGTAAGTTCGCGTAACTCCGATTTTAGTACGGATACCAAGCTGGGCGCCAATGTGGGTTTGTTTATTGATATTCCTATCATCTATCCGCTATCGTTCCAGCCCGAGGTTTTGTATTCGCAAAAAGGCTACCGTGCCAATACCGTTTATGGCGATTTTGCACAACGCGCAAATTTTATTGATGTGCCTTTGCTGGCCAAGCTGCGACTAACGCCGGGATTTAACGTGGTTATCGGTCCGCAAATTTCATTTTTGATGAACACGCGCAACACATACTATGATGGCTTTAATGTGACCTACCAAAGCCGTTACAGTTATAATGGCGATAAGACCTTTTTAGGCGGTGTGGCCGGTATAGCGTTTGATTTAAACCGCAATGTTGAGCTGCGCGGCCGTTACACTATCGATTTTAAAGAGAATAACCCTAACGGTAGCTCGGGCGTGCCCGATTACCGTAACCAGGTTTGGCAGGTAGGGTTAGGTTTTAAGTTTTAG
- a CDS encoding TonB-dependent receptor: MMPKARAVSFINLPDFASSVNNIQIQRGVGTSTNGASAFGASLNIQTTTRQDSAYAEINTSAGSYGTVKNTVMAGTGLLNNHFSLDARLSRIASDGYIDRATSNLLSYYLSGAYYGKSTTLRANVFAGKERTYQAWNGIPDYIIGDPAYAATVGVKDVRRYNELGLISGDDNYSKAVFYKDQVDNYQQNHYQLLVDQVISPKLTFNGALHYTKGGGYYEEYKKDQKVTDYGLTPAIVNGGPVNTTNLVRRLWLDNDFYGITYSLNYRPEAGTNLILGGAYNEYKGAHFGNIIYTSQSAGITPDYEYYRDDAKKTDFNIFTRGEWNLGKFLLYADMQYRHINYSFLGFDRNLNNVQQDAVMNFYNPKAGVTYNISNSSNVYASFSVGNHEPNRNDYTNSTPQSRPKSENLKDFEAGYRVAGKNYSVGINGFYMLYKNQLVLTGALNDVGANIRTNVDNSYRAGVELDGRLNLTSQLTWAANVTLSTNKVKNYIQVLKDDDTKKFIEQQYGKTDLPFSPSFIGGSEISFRPFKSAEIALLSKVVSRQYFDNTSNQNPTGYTIDPALANNSFAANRYLNGYFVNDVRLGYNFAVKGLKSIGITLLVNNIFSTKYESNGATYAGISGGYVYNYNYFFPQATRNFLASVSLKF; encoded by the coding sequence ATGATGCCGAAAGCCAGGGCAGTTTCGTTTATCAACCTGCCTGATTTTGCTTCATCGGTAAATAACATTCAAATTCAGCGTGGCGTGGGTACTTCAACCAATGGTGCCAGTGCATTTGGTGCCAGTTTAAATATTCAAACTACCACCCGTCAGGATAGCGCTTACGCCGAAATCAACACTTCGGCCGGCTCATACGGAACGGTTAAAAATACCGTAATGGCCGGTACGGGCTTACTCAACAACCATTTTAGTTTAGATGCCCGCCTGTCGCGCATTGCATCTGATGGTTACATTGACAGGGCTACATCAAACCTATTATCATACTACCTGAGTGGCGCTTACTATGGCAAATCTACCACTTTACGCGCCAATGTATTTGCCGGGAAAGAACGCACCTATCAGGCTTGGAACGGTATACCTGATTATATTATTGGCGACCCTGCTTATGCTGCTACTGTTGGGGTAAAAGATGTGCGCCGCTATAACGAATTAGGATTAATATCGGGTGATGATAATTACAGCAAAGCCGTGTTCTATAAAGACCAGGTTGATAATTATCAGCAAAACCACTATCAATTACTGGTAGATCAGGTAATTAGTCCTAAACTAACTTTTAATGGTGCACTGCATTACACCAAAGGCGGCGGCTATTATGAAGAGTATAAAAAAGATCAAAAGGTAACCGATTATGGCCTTACACCTGCCATTGTAAACGGAGGGCCGGTTAATACAACCAATTTAGTACGCCGTTTATGGTTAGATAATGATTTTTACGGCATAACCTACTCGCTCAATTATCGCCCCGAAGCAGGCACCAACCTTATTTTGGGCGGCGCTTACAATGAATACAAGGGTGCGCACTTTGGTAACATAATCTACACTTCGCAATCGGCAGGTATTACGCCCGATTATGAGTACTACCGCGATGATGCCAAGAAAACCGATTTCAATATTTTTACCCGTGGCGAGTGGAACTTAGGCAAGTTTTTGCTGTATGCCGATATGCAATACCGTCACATTAATTATTCGTTCCTGGGTTTCGACCGTAATCTGAACAACGTACAGCAGGATGCCGTAATGAATTTTTATAATCCTAAAGCCGGTGTTACCTACAACATCAGCAATAGCAGCAATGTGTACGCATCTTTCTCGGTAGGTAACCACGAACCTAACCGTAACGATTATACCAACTCAACCCCGCAAAGCCGTCCAAAATCTGAAAACCTGAAAGATTTTGAAGCAGGTTACCGTGTAGCAGGTAAAAACTACAGCGTAGGCATCAACGGCTTTTATATGCTATATAAAAACCAACTGGTGCTAACCGGTGCCTTGAATGATGTGGGTGCTAACATACGCACCAACGTTGATAATAGCTACCGCGCAGGTGTTGAGTTAGATGGCCGTTTAAACCTCACATCGCAGTTAACCTGGGCTGCCAACGTAACCCTGAGCACTAATAAAGTTAAAAACTACATACAGGTTTTAAAGGATGATGATACTAAAAAGTTTATTGAGCAGCAATACGGCAAAACTGATTTGCCATTCTCGCCTTCGTTCATAGGTGGCAGCGAAATAAGCTTCCGTCCGTTTAAAAGTGCCGAAATTGCCTTGCTGAGCAAAGTAGTAAGCCGCCAGTATTTTGATAACACATCAAACCAAAACCCAACCGGTTACACTATCGATCCTGCGCTGGCTAACAACAGCTTTGCAGCTAACCGCTACCTTAATGGTTATTTTGTGAATGATGTGCGCCTGGGCTACAATTTTGCCGTTAAAGGTTTAAAAAGCATTGGTATAACACTGCTGGTAAATAATATCTTCAGCACTAAATACGAATCGAACGGGGCTACTTATGCAGGCATAAGCGGTGGGTATGTGTATAACTACAATTATTTCTTCCCGCAGGCCACGCGTAACTTTTTGGCCTCGGTTAGTTTGAAGTTTTAA
- the pnuC gene encoding nicotinamide riboside transporter PnuC — translation MHHWIQLFIEQMRHTTPLEWLAVMLGVTEVLLARKNSVWLYPAGIGSSAISITLLLEVGLYAESALSMYYVIMSIYGWFLWVRREGEPPVQIAWATRNEWVITLLIAFGGWGVIYSLLHQFTSSTVPLWDAWVSSTAWAGTWLLARRRIENWVVLNVSNLFAVPLLFHKNLVLFAALTTFLFIVAVFAFFDWQKIYRRQQNPASATSV, via the coding sequence ATGCACCACTGGATACAACTATTCATCGAACAAATGCGGCACACTACGCCATTGGAGTGGCTTGCTGTAATGTTGGGCGTAACCGAGGTGTTACTGGCCCGCAAAAACAGTGTGTGGCTTTACCCGGCGGGTATTGGCAGTTCGGCCATCAGCATTACATTATTGTTAGAGGTTGGGCTGTATGCCGAATCGGCCTTGAGCATGTATTATGTGATTATGAGTATATACGGCTGGTTTTTGTGGGTAAGGCGTGAAGGTGAACCGCCGGTACAGATAGCCTGGGCTACCCGTAACGAGTGGGTTATTACCCTGCTTATAGCTTTTGGCGGCTGGGGTGTAATTTATTCGCTACTTCATCAATTCACCTCATCAACCGTACCGTTGTGGGATGCCTGGGTATCATCAACCGCGTGGGCAGGTACCTGGTTGCTGGCGCGTCGCCGTATTGAAAATTGGGTAGTGCTCAACGTATCAAACCTGTTTGCAGTTCCGCTGCTTTTCCATAAAAACCTGGTGTTGTTTGCCGCTTTAACTACCTTTTTATTCATTGTTGCCGTTTTTGCCTTTTTCGATTGGCAAAAAATTTACCGCAGGCAGCAAAACCCTGCATCTGCTACATCTGTATGA
- a CDS encoding glycoside hydrolase family 3 protein, translating to MTLSKIRIVFTTLGLLATGSAFAQQPDYITSLNASNHWVDSVFKKLNRKHKVSQLFFIRAHTNKGKAYEDSVAKVIKKEQPGGLVFFQGGPVRQAALTNNYQKLSPIPLLIAMDGEWGLGMRLDSTISYPYQMTLGAIQDENLIKQMGREVAYDFKRLGMHINFAPVVDVNNNPNNPVINYRSFGDDKYKVALRSIAYMQGMQEAGLITSAKHFPGHGDTNVDSHYDLPLLNFSKQRLDTLEEYPFKQAIQAGISGIMVAHMSIPALDATKNLPSSLSKPIVTGLLRDSLGFKGLIFSDAMEMKGVVKYFPDGEADLRAFMAGNDVIELSQNSCRAIRKIKVAVRHGDIPEAELDAKVKRVLTAKYFAGLAAYQPARADSISQNLNRSEAKELVQKLSDAAITLLQDNVLQQYNPLLKTALISIGVNAATPYQQELAKTYTNSTLFTLEKTASAAQVNKLLSDVRGYSQIIVGVHDTRLRPQSKLDFNADVKNAIVQLAAYPHSVVSLFANPYTLAGMPGIEKAGALLMGYQKDDWMQRAATKVITGQLSPSGKLPVTVNAFFVNGSGISTSKSAM from the coding sequence ATGACACTTTCAAAAATCCGCATAGTTTTTACCACATTAGGTTTACTGGCAACAGGCAGCGCTTTTGCCCAGCAGCCCGATTATATAACTTCATTAAACGCATCCAACCACTGGGTCGATTCGGTTTTTAAAAAGCTGAACCGCAAGCACAAGGTATCGCAACTGTTCTTCATAAGAGCGCATACCAACAAGGGCAAAGCCTATGAAGATTCGGTAGCCAAGGTGATCAAAAAGGAACAACCGGGCGGATTGGTGTTTTTTCAGGGAGGCCCGGTAAGGCAGGCAGCGCTAACTAACAATTATCAAAAACTATCGCCTATACCATTGCTGATTGCCATGGATGGCGAGTGGGGTTTGGGCATGCGTTTGGATTCGACCATCTCCTACCCGTACCAAATGACCCTTGGGGCTATACAGGATGAAAACCTTATTAAGCAAATGGGCCGCGAGGTAGCTTATGATTTTAAGCGCCTGGGTATGCATATTAATTTTGCCCCGGTGGTTGATGTAAACAATAACCCCAACAACCCGGTAATTAACTACCGCTCATTTGGAGATGATAAGTATAAAGTTGCCCTGCGCTCGATTGCCTACATGCAGGGCATGCAGGAGGCTGGTTTGATCACTTCGGCCAAACACTTCCCCGGCCATGGCGATACCAATGTTGATTCGCACTATGATTTGCCTTTGCTAAACTTTTCTAAACAACGCTTAGATACCCTTGAGGAATACCCTTTTAAACAAGCAATACAAGCAGGCATAAGCGGCATTATGGTGGCTCACATGAGCATTCCGGCATTGGATGCTACCAAAAATCTGCCATCATCGTTATCAAAACCTATTGTTACAGGCTTGCTTCGCGATAGCCTCGGCTTCAAAGGACTCATATTTTCGGATGCCATGGAGATGAAGGGCGTAGTAAAATATTTCCCTGATGGAGAGGCCGATTTGCGTGCATTTATGGCCGGTAATGATGTTATCGAGCTGTCACAAAACTCTTGCCGGGCTATCCGCAAAATAAAAGTAGCAGTTCGCCACGGCGATATACCTGAAGCCGAATTGGATGCCAAGGTAAAGCGGGTACTAACGGCTAAATACTTTGCTGGGTTGGCCGCCTATCAACCAGCCCGTGCAGACAGCATTTCCCAAAACCTTAACCGCAGCGAAGCTAAAGAGTTGGTACAAAAACTGAGCGATGCCGCCATAACCTTACTGCAGGATAATGTATTACAGCAATACAACCCGCTGCTAAAAACTGCTTTGATAAGTATAGGTGTAAATGCTGCAACTCCTTACCAGCAGGAATTAGCAAAAACGTATACTAACAGCACTCTTTTTACACTCGAAAAAACGGCCTCGGCTGCACAGGTGAACAAGTTATTGAGCGATGTACGCGGCTACAGCCAGATCATTGTGGGGGTGCATGATACGCGTCTTCGTCCGCAAAGCAAGCTTGATTTTAATGCTGATGTTAAGAACGCTATTGTGCAGTTAGCCGCTTACCCTCATAGTGTGGTTAGCCTTTTTGCCAATCCGTACACATTAGCAGGCATGCCGGGTATTGAAAAGGCCGGAGCTTTGTTAATGGGCTATCAAAAAGATGATTGGATGCAACGCGCAGCAACCAAAGTTATAACCGGACAGTTAAGTCCGAGCGGTAAGTTGCCCGTAACCGTTAATGCTTTTTTTGTAAACGGAAGCGGCATAAGTACCAGCAAATCAGCTATGTAA
- a CDS encoding acyl-CoA dehydrogenase yields the protein MKNQQHPSNLLKPEWVKAIRAEAFAAEEAGMLQAGQLQLIYEQQWFKMLVPKAYGGLELDLPAQIRLEEALSWADGSLGWVVTLCAGACWFGGFIDIDASQQIFNNPKVCLAGSGASTGTADKVDDGYILNGHWRYASGVKHATHFTTNCVIQEDGKPILNADGSPLILSFVVDANQANLVPAWKYVGMMGTGSHAFTLENVHVPANRSFRIIPEATVVDTPLYRYPFLQLAEATLAANMSGMALHFVDLCELIFEQKLRESTRMTEANKVTLMEDLQAVKDDIQNLRNEFYYAVDASWYAALAEREIPVDLLNGVSHTSRLLARAARESVDQLYPYCGLQAAAPNTEINQVWRDLHTASQHALLTFVD from the coding sequence ATGAAAAACCAACAACACCCGTCAAACCTGCTCAAACCCGAGTGGGTAAAAGCAATACGCGCCGAAGCTTTCGCCGCCGAAGAAGCCGGTATGTTGCAGGCCGGTCAGCTCCAACTAATTTACGAGCAGCAATGGTTTAAAATGCTGGTGCCAAAAGCTTATGGCGGCTTAGAATTAGATCTCCCCGCACAAATACGCCTTGAAGAAGCCCTGAGCTGGGCCGATGGCAGTTTAGGATGGGTGGTTACCCTATGCGCCGGGGCTTGTTGGTTTGGTGGTTTTATTGATATAGATGCTTCACAGCAAATATTTAATAACCCAAAAGTATGCCTTGCAGGCAGCGGAGCATCAACCGGCACGGCAGATAAAGTTGATGATGGCTATATACTTAACGGCCATTGGCGCTATGCAAGCGGTGTTAAACATGCCACGCATTTTACCACCAATTGCGTAATTCAGGAAGATGGCAAGCCAATATTAAATGCGGATGGCAGCCCGCTGATTCTATCATTTGTGGTAGATGCCAACCAGGCAAACTTAGTACCTGCCTGGAAATATGTAGGCATGATGGGCACCGGCAGCCATGCCTTTACGTTAGAGAATGTACATGTACCCGCTAATCGTTCATTCCGGATTATACCCGAAGCTACGGTTGTGGATACGCCTTTATACCGTTACCCTTTTTTACAACTGGCCGAGGCTACACTGGCTGCCAACATGAGTGGCATGGCCCTGCACTTTGTTGATTTATGTGAACTGATATTCGAGCAAAAGCTACGCGAATCGACACGGATGACAGAGGCCAACAAGGTTACGCTTATGGAAGATTTGCAGGCAGTGAAAGACGATATACAAAACTTACGTAATGAGTTTTACTATGCGGTAGATGCATCATGGTACGCAGCTTTGGCAGAACGGGAAATACCTGTTGATTTGCTAAATGGCGTAAGCCATACCAGTCGCCTACTGGCCCGTGCCGCACGCGAAAGTGTAGACCAACTTTACCCGTACTGCGGCCTGCAAGCTGCCGCCCCCAATACCGAAATTAACCAGGTATGGCGCGATTTACACACCGCCAGCCAACATGCGTTATTAACGTTTGTAGATTAA
- a CDS encoding carboxypeptidase-like regulatory domain-containing protein, producing the protein MKNFFWALVALLLPTMASAQFSVSGKITNELTGQPLAGATIILQSLQTKPSTVSGANGTYEFTGVNAGSYVLKVSYVGYMVTNKAFNLSSNTTLDVSLVPADFIADEVTVSATRASAKSPTAFTNLKKADIQKNNLGQDLPYLLNQTPSVVTTSDAGAGVGYTGLRIRGSDGTRINVTVNGIPLNDAESQGSFVYQPA; encoded by the coding sequence TTGAAAAATTTCTTTTGGGCACTTGTGGCCTTGCTGTTGCCAACCATGGCATCCGCCCAGTTTTCCGTATCGGGGAAAATTACTAATGAACTTACCGGGCAACCTTTAGCCGGGGCAACCATTATTTTGCAAAGCCTGCAAACCAAACCCAGCACTGTTAGCGGTGCCAACGGCACTTATGAGTTTACTGGTGTAAATGCCGGTAGTTATGTGCTTAAAGTAAGTTACGTAGGCTATATGGTAACAAACAAAGCTTTTAACCTGAGCAGTAACACCACTCTTGATGTATCACTTGTACCGGCCGATTTTATTGCCGACGAGGTTACCGTAAGTGCTACCCGTGCATCGGCCAAATCGCCAACGGCATTTACTAACCTGAAAAAGGCCGATATTCAGAAAAACAACTTAGGGCAGGATTTGCCTTACCTGTTAAACCAAACCCCATCGGTAGTAACCACTTCTGATGCAGGTGCAGGTGTGGGTTATACCGGCTTGCGCATTCGCGGATCGGACGGTACGCGTATTAATGTTACCGTAAATGGCATTCCACTAAATGATGCCGAAAGCCAGGGCAGTTTCGTTTATCAACCTGCCTGA
- the polA gene encoding DNA polymerase I produces the protein MKKLFLLDGMALMYRAHFALSKNPRFTSGGLNTSAVMGFTNTLLDVIKKEKPTHMAVVFDTDAPTERHTDFADYKGHREAMPEDLSAAMPYVIKLILGFNIPVITSDGYEADDIIGTLAKKAEQRGFQVYCMTPDKDFAQLVSPNIFIYKPARMGNDMEILGVDEVKKKWEIDDVCQVIDILGLWGDAVDNIPGIPGIGEKTAKLLIKQYGSMEKIIENSHELKGKMRENVENFAAQGLMSKKLATIILDVPVELDEQGLELCAPSRELLEPLFAELEFRTLGRRVFGDDFSITEIKAVGSQHDLFNQPAPGTGRTLTVELKDISEPEIQIAAKNINNVEHTYHLVTTAEQRAELIANLLKEPEITFDTETTGLDANNCELVGLSFAIKPGEAWYIPLPANFEEAKNIAHEFKPILENEAISKVGQNVKYDILVLKWYDIEVKGQLFDTLLAHYVLDPDTRHNMDILAENYLGYKTVSITELIGAKGKNQLTMRDVDVEKVKEYAGEDADVTLQLKQVFEPKLKQVEAEDLLNKIEHPLIYVLGDVEFEGVKVDQQTLKEFSKELETDLVRLEQTVYEKAGVRFNISSPKQLGEVLFEKLMLDPKAKKTKTGQYQTGEDVLLALASKSDIVRDILDFRQLLKLKSTYVDALPLMINPKTGRIHTSYNQAVAATGRLSSQNPNLQNIPIRTERGREVRKAFIPRDENHVLLSADYSQIELRIIAEISKDPNMLDAFAKNLDIHTATAANVYGIALEQVTGEQRRNAKAVNFGIIYGQSAFGLSQSLGIPRKEAGDIIEQYFVQFAGIKNYMSDTMNFARENGYVKTLMGRRRYLRDINSANATVRGFAERNAINAPIQGSAADMIKIAMINIHKEFKAQNLATRMTMQVHDELVFDVPKHEVEIVKPIIAHHMKTAIKTEVPIMVEMGVGVNWLEAH, from the coding sequence ATGAAGAAGTTATTCCTTTTAGACGGCATGGCCCTGATGTACCGGGCGCATTTTGCGTTGAGTAAAAACCCGCGTTTTACATCGGGCGGCTTAAATACATCGGCCGTAATGGGTTTTACCAATACGTTGCTCGATGTTATTAAAAAGGAAAAACCAACCCACATGGCCGTGGTGTTTGATACCGATGCCCCTACTGAACGCCATACCGATTTTGCCGATTATAAAGGTCACCGCGAAGCCATGCCCGAAGATCTTTCGGCCGCTATGCCTTATGTTATTAAATTGATCTTAGGCTTTAACATCCCGGTTATTACATCGGATGGTTATGAGGCCGATGATATTATAGGTACGCTGGCCAAAAAGGCTGAGCAGCGCGGTTTCCAAGTGTACTGCATGACCCCCGATAAGGATTTTGCCCAACTGGTATCGCCCAACATTTTCATTTACAAACCTGCCCGTATGGGTAATGATATGGAAATATTGGGTGTGGACGAGGTGAAGAAAAAATGGGAGATTGACGACGTATGCCAGGTGATAGATATATTAGGCTTATGGGGCGATGCCGTGGACAACATACCCGGCATACCCGGCATTGGCGAAAAAACGGCTAAACTGCTTATTAAGCAGTATGGCTCGATGGAGAAGATCATTGAAAACAGCCACGAACTGAAAGGTAAAATGCGTGAGAACGTGGAGAACTTTGCAGCACAAGGCCTCATGTCAAAAAAACTGGCTACCATTATATTAGATGTTCCGGTGGAGCTGGATGAACAAGGGCTTGAACTTTGCGCCCCAAGCCGCGAGTTGCTGGAGCCGCTTTTTGCCGAATTGGAGTTCAGGACCTTAGGCCGCCGTGTATTTGGCGACGATTTTAGCATTACCGAAATTAAGGCCGTTGGTAGTCAGCATGATTTGTTTAACCAGCCTGCACCGGGCACCGGTCGTACGCTTACGGTTGAATTGAAAGATATATCGGAACCCGAAATACAAATAGCGGCCAAAAACATCAACAACGTTGAGCATACCTACCATCTGGTCACTACTGCCGAGCAGCGTGCCGAACTGATTGCCAACCTGCTTAAAGAACCCGAAATTACCTTCGATACTGAAACCACCGGGCTTGATGCCAACAACTGTGAGCTGGTTGGTCTTTCGTTTGCCATTAAGCCGGGAGAGGCCTGGTATATTCCACTCCCGGCTAATTTTGAAGAAGCTAAGAATATAGCCCACGAGTTTAAACCTATATTGGAAAACGAGGCTATTAGCAAAGTAGGCCAAAACGTCAAGTACGATATATTGGTACTTAAATGGTATGATATTGAGGTAAAGGGGCAACTATTTGATACCCTGCTGGCGCATTACGTGCTCGACCCCGATACCCGACATAATATGGATATTTTAGCCGAGAATTATTTAGGCTATAAAACTGTATCAATTACCGAGCTTATTGGTGCCAAAGGCAAAAACCAGCTCACCATGCGTGATGTGGATGTGGAAAAGGTGAAAGAATACGCAGGTGAAGATGCCGACGTAACCCTGCAACTGAAACAGGTTTTTGAACCTAAACTTAAACAGGTAGAAGCCGAAGATCTGCTCAACAAAATAGAACACCCGTTGATTTATGTATTGGGCGATGTAGAGTTTGAGGGTGTTAAGGTAGACCAGCAAACGCTTAAAGAGTTTTCGAAAGAACTTGAAACCGATCTTGTGAGGCTTGAGCAAACTGTTTATGAAAAAGCCGGGGTAAGATTTAATATTTCATCACCCAAACAACTGGGCGAGGTGCTGTTCGAAAAACTGATGCTCGACCCTAAGGCCAAAAAAACCAAGACAGGCCAGTACCAAACCGGCGAGGATGTATTGTTAGCTTTGGCATCTAAGAGCGATATTGTGCGCGATATATTGGATTTTCGGCAGTTGCTTAAACTAAAATCGACCTATGTGGATGCGTTGCCACTGATGATTAACCCTAAAACGGGGCGCATACATACATCATACAACCAGGCGGTTGCGGCTACCGGGCGTTTAAGCTCGCAAAACCCCAACTTGCAAAATATCCCCATCCGTACCGAACGTGGTCGCGAGGTGCGCAAGGCATTCATTCCGCGCGATGAGAACCACGTACTGCTCTCAGCCGATTATTCGCAGATAGAGCTCCGTATTATTGCCGAAATAAGCAAAGACCCTAACATGTTAGATGCCTTTGCCAAAAACCTCGACATCCACACGGCTACTGCGGCCAATGTATATGGTATTGCTTTAGAGCAAGTAACCGGTGAGCAGCGCCGTAATGCCAAGGCGGTAAACTTTGGTATTATTTACGGGCAATCGGCGTTTGGATTATCGCAAAGTTTGGGTATACCGCGTAAAGAGGCGGGTGATATTATTGAGCAGTACTTTGTGCAGTTTGCCGGTATTAAAAACTACATGAGCGACACCATGAATTTTGCCCGCGAAAACGGCTACGTAAAAACGCTGATGGGTCGCCGCCGCTACCTGCGCGATATTAACTCGGCCAACGCCACCGTACGCGGTTTTGCCGAACGAAATGCCATCAACGCGCCTATACAAGGTTCGGCAGCCGATATGATCAAGATAGCCATGATCAATATCCACAAAGAATTTAAAGCCCAAAACCTGGCCACCCGCATGACCATGCAGGTGCATGATGAGTTGGTGTTCGATGTGCCTAAGCATGAGGTTGAGATTGTAAAACCCATTATAGCCCACCACATGAAAACCGCTATCAAAACCGAAGTTCCTATTATGGTGGAGATGGGGGTTGGTGTTAACTGGCTGGAGGCGCATTAA